A portion of the Marinitoga sp. 38H-ov genome contains these proteins:
- a CDS encoding polysaccharide biosynthesis/export family protein — protein MKHKAAIVVLVILTISAFSNYLIRTGDVLGLWVFGYSEYSNQKILVGPDGEITVPPIGRLYAQGKTIEILEKEIKDKISEYIKSPNVTLGIVSYAPFEVQVIGNVMKSGIIQLPKPELSLTKIISLSGGFAEPWKSSRAIVKYPDGTEKSYDITNLFKGLLLDEDPIIPENSTIVIPIEFNTNINIYTDFGIKTIQYFEGITLKDIISLSNINPENYENEILILRGENVFKYTFQDLKGNNNISLEKGDTVIFNKLEKYVYVFGLNKGGKILFEKDENFNLKTLMAKLGIEPKYVKYSVYREDKLENINEDTELNIGDIVEFDTIEKYVYVSSNNGGGKILFDVKEKFDLYTLLGKMGFEKNDYNIEIFNPDTGEIAYPTENINLTKGMIIKFTPIEKYVYVTNKGKVIFTKTEKFDLETLIGKLGVDKELSEIRIFDPETKETILANDNIELKNGMYIDIIPIEKYVYIVGDIAKTIYFDKKERIDKKTILAKLGLTEEKINSFEYSSLEPGSVITIKIKKNYVYTSGAFNYTGRLDFDISEPITLSAIISKTKGFNNDFSGELLLVNNGESKSIIIEENKVYNNIIDPGTMILAKASKREVYILGEGVVNGTYSAKLNDSIWNILLRAGYIPSDKYEIEIKINEEIQKYSGVDAENDLSKLPVVGETYINVKKVKNDNVLIYKNGSVNVITPKTEDYVTLIDVFSAVNGFSPSKEGTITVYYNNEKIAEYNSLDVINNPLAKIPQGSYVSFVLSINLNYITILGNTTPRSIKTEVAMPLTEILGQLSIDWKTQKYIKIYKPNGVLDNIDLDKIKDLNNIYINPGDVVYVPNTHNQYVYIFGEVLKPGLLQYTKGLNVIEALFKAGINTQSAELSNVFLFKDGPDQPPIVLNLKDFYNGGNVPDVMNKLLEPGDIIYVPKNILTNVVNAMSIVSNFMSFFNTGYTTYSNVNSIINSFNGN, from the coding sequence ATGAAACACAAAGCGGCTATCGTAGTTTTAGTAATATTAACTATTTCTGCATTTTCTAACTATTTGATAAGAACGGGAGATGTTTTGGGATTATGGGTTTTTGGATATTCTGAATATTCTAATCAAAAAATATTAGTAGGGCCTGATGGAGAAATAACAGTTCCTCCTATTGGAAGATTATATGCTCAAGGGAAAACAATTGAAATTTTGGAGAAAGAGATTAAAGATAAAATAAGTGAGTATATTAAATCTCCAAATGTAACTTTAGGTATTGTAAGTTATGCTCCATTTGAAGTACAAGTTATTGGAAATGTTATGAAATCTGGAATTATACAATTACCAAAACCAGAGTTATCCTTAACTAAAATAATATCACTAAGTGGAGGATTTGCGGAGCCTTGGAAAAGTTCTAGAGCCATAGTAAAGTATCCTGATGGAACAGAGAAATCATATGATATAACAAATTTATTTAAAGGATTATTGTTGGATGAAGATCCTATTATTCCAGAAAATTCTACAATTGTCATTCCGATAGAATTTAATACAAATATTAATATTTATACTGATTTTGGGATTAAAACTATACAGTATTTTGAAGGTATTACTTTAAAAGATATTATATCATTATCAAATATTAATCCAGAGAATTATGAAAATGAAATTTTAATTTTAAGAGGCGAAAATGTTTTTAAATATACATTTCAAGATTTAAAAGGAAATAATAATATATCCTTAGAAAAAGGCGATACTGTAATATTTAATAAATTGGAAAAATATGTATATGTATTTGGATTAAATAAAGGTGGTAAAATTTTATTTGAAAAGGACGAAAATTTTAATTTAAAAACATTGATGGCTAAATTAGGAATAGAACCAAAATATGTAAAGTATTCAGTATATAGAGAAGATAAGTTGGAAAATATTAATGAAGATACTGAATTGAATATCGGAGATATAGTTGAATTTGATACAATTGAAAAATATGTATATGTAAGTTCTAATAATGGTGGAGGAAAAATATTATTTGATGTAAAAGAAAAATTTGATTTATATACCCTATTGGGGAAAATGGGATTTGAAAAAAATGATTATAATATAGAAATATTTAATCCTGATACTGGTGAAATAGCATATCCAACAGAAAATATTAACCTAACAAAAGGTATGATTATTAAGTTTACCCCTATTGAAAAATATGTATATGTAACAAATAAAGGAAAAGTAATCTTTACAAAAACAGAAAAATTTGATTTAGAAACATTAATAGGTAAATTAGGAGTAGATAAAGAATTATCAGAAATAAGAATATTTGATCCTGAAACTAAAGAAACAATATTAGCAAATGATAATATTGAATTAAAAAATGGTATGTATATAGATATTATACCAATTGAAAAATATGTATATATAGTTGGTGATATTGCAAAAACTATATATTTTGATAAAAAAGAAAGAATTGACAAAAAAACAATTTTAGCAAAATTAGGGCTTACAGAAGAAAAAATAAATTCATTTGAATATTCTAGTTTAGAACCGGGAAGTGTTATAACTATAAAAATAAAAAAGAATTATGTTTATACATCTGGTGCTTTTAATTATACGGGAAGATTAGATTTTGATATTTCAGAACCAATTACATTATCAGCAATTATTTCTAAAACAAAAGGATTCAATAATGATTTTAGTGGCGAGTTATTATTGGTAAATAATGGAGAAAGTAAATCAATAATTATTGAAGAAAATAAAGTATATAATAATATTATTGATCCAGGAACAATGATTTTAGCTAAAGCTTCAAAAAGAGAAGTTTATATATTAGGAGAAGGTGTTGTTAATGGAACATATTCTGCTAAATTAAATGATTCAATATGGAATATATTATTAAGAGCAGGATATATACCTTCAGATAAATATGAAATAGAAATTAAGATTAACGAAGAAATTCAAAAATATAGTGGAGTAGATGCTGAAAATGATTTAAGTAAATTACCAGTTGTAGGAGAAACGTATATAAATGTAAAGAAAGTAAAAAATGATAATGTCTTAATATATAAAAATGGTTCAGTTAATGTTATTACCCCTAAAACAGAAGATTATGTAACATTAATTGATGTTTTTAGTGCTGTAAATGGTTTTTCTCCTTCCAAGGAAGGAACAATAACTGTTTACTATAATAATGAAAAAATTGCTGAATATAATTCTTTAGATGTTATAAATAATCCTTTGGCTAAAATTCCTCAAGGATCATATGTTAGTTTTGTATTATCAATAAATTTAAATTACATAACTATACTAGGAAATACTACACCTAGAAGTATTAAAACAGAAGTTGCAATGCCTTTAACGGAAATTTTAGGTCAATTATCTATTGATTGGAAAACACAAAAATATATTAAAATATATAAACCGAACGGAGTTTTAGATAATATTGATTTAGATAAAATAAAAGATTTGAATAATATTTATATAAATCCAGGCGATGTTGTTTATGTTCCTAATACCCATAATCAATATGTATATATTTTTGGAGAAGTATTAAAACCAGGATTATTACAATATACTAAAGGATTAAATGTAATAGAGGCATTATTTAAAGCTGGAATTAATACACAATCAGCTGAATTATCAAATGTTTTCTTGTTTAAAGATGGACCAGATCAACCACCAATTGTTTTGAATTTAAAAGACTTTTATAATGGTGGAAATGTTCCAGATGTTATGAATAAATTATTAGAACCAGGAGATATAATATATGTTCCAAAAAATATTTTAACAAATGTAGTTAATGCTATGAGTATAGTAAGTAATTTTATGAGTTTCTTTAATACAGGTTATACAACATATAGTAATGTTAATAGTATAATAAATTCTTTTAATGGAAATTAA